A stretch of the Carcharodon carcharias isolate sCarCar2 chromosome 28, sCarCar2.pri, whole genome shotgun sequence genome encodes the following:
- the ddit4 gene encoding DNA damage-inducible transcript 4 protein: protein MCHGRAAAPPPPLLPSPWGKLLQKIADLTGGSVPPGQQHHQHQAAAAAAAAAAAPHHHKAPESEPGLDADSDYGSFDSDNDSIIDDPFEEFLCADVIHLIERSLTEAKHGALHCFKLLIPDQLTAQVADELLRLAASEPCGLRGAVLYLSVEDQDGCKEVDRIVVDSSLPPTFELTLVLRLEAGLWSKIQDLLSSGPSFTPGYSQALRLSPRFRIIKRKLYSSTEVFIEEC from the exons ATGTGCCACGGACGCGCTGCGGCTCCTCCACCCCCGCTGCTTCCTTCCCCCTGGGGGAAGCTGCTGCAGAAGATCGCCGACCTGACCGGCGGCTCCGTCCCTCCGggccagcagcaccaccagcatcaggcggcggcggcggcggcggcggcggcggcagcCCCGCACCATCACAAAGCGCCTGAGAGCGAGCCTGGGCTGGACGCGGACagcg ATTACGGGAGTTTTGATTCAGACAATGACTCGATCATTGACGATCCCTTCGAGGAGTTCCTGTGCGCCGACGTGATCCATTTGATCGAGCGGAGCCTGACCGAGGCCAAGCACGGCGCCCTTCACTGCTTCAAGCTCCTTATCCCGGACCAGTTGACCGCCCAGGTGGCCGACGAGTTGCTGCGGCTGGCGGCCAGCGAGCCGTGCGGGCTGCGGGGCGCAGTGCTGTACCTGAGTGTGGAGGACCAGGATGGCTGCAAGGAGGTGGATCGGATCGTGGTGGACAGCAGCCTGCCGCCCACCTTCGAGCTCACCCTGGTCCTGAGACTGGAAGCGGGCTTGTGGTCCAAAATCCAGGACCTCTTGAGCTCAGGCCCCTCGTTCACCCCCGGCTACAGCCAGGCCCTTCGGCTCAGCCCCCGATTCCGAATCATTAAGAGAAAACTGTACAGCTCCACTGAAGTCTTCATTGAAGAATGCTGA